The following coding sequences lie in one Petrotoga miotherma DSM 10691 genomic window:
- a CDS encoding CinA family nicotinamide mononucleotide deamidase-related protein — MKSCIIATGNELTEGIILDRNSKYVAEKLKYFGYDTLKITNVKDDLSLIKLSIEEALKMCDTIFITGGLGPTQDDLTVQAVSEICNIDIVLNEDLFEKINHYYYNKTGKYLSVLKKQSYVLKNADILPNPIGSAPGQKVHFNGKTIYLLPGPYNEMKSIFEKYIYNELKGKMKNDQVEYSLYFYGLTEAELMQEVSVILKNTDYSTKIEEYIGPSLRIRMQKNADFEPILKKILSQFSKHFIGFKSLESTLFNALMESSKTLSFAESCTGGMLSNTLVSIPGASNVFKGSVVTYSNDSKVKLLEVKKETIEKFGAVSEETVKEMAYGLKKIMESDICVSVSGIAGPSSGSEEKSVGTVWFGFLTNEDFVAVKEVFSGDRDEIRKRATYFAFWNILNLVRNQNP; from the coding sequence TTGAAATCTTGTATAATTGCAACAGGTAATGAACTAACAGAAGGTATTATACTAGACAGAAACTCAAAATACGTTGCTGAAAAGCTTAAATATTTTGGATACGATACTTTAAAAATAACGAATGTAAAAGACGATTTATCTTTGATAAAATTATCCATTGAAGAAGCACTGAAAATGTGTGATACAATATTTATTACAGGTGGATTGGGACCAACACAAGACGATTTAACAGTTCAGGCTGTTTCTGAAATTTGTAATATAGATATTGTATTAAATGAAGATTTATTTGAGAAAATAAATCATTATTATTATAACAAAACCGGAAAATACCTAAGTGTTTTAAAAAAACAAAGCTATGTTTTAAAAAATGCCGATATACTACCAAATCCTATAGGAAGTGCACCCGGTCAAAAAGTTCATTTTAATGGTAAAACCATTTATTTATTGCCAGGACCGTATAACGAGATGAAATCAATTTTTGAGAAGTATATATATAATGAATTAAAAGGTAAAATGAAAAACGACCAAGTAGAATATTCACTTTATTTTTATGGTTTAACAGAAGCTGAATTAATGCAGGAAGTTTCAGTTATCTTAAAAAACACTGATTACTCTACTAAAATTGAAGAATACATTGGTCCAAGTTTGAGGATTAGAATGCAAAAAAATGCTGATTTTGAGCCTATCTTAAAAAAAATCCTATCTCAATTTAGTAAGCATTTTATTGGTTTTAAAAGTTTAGAAAGTACTTTATTTAACGCATTAATGGAATCTTCAAAGACACTTTCTTTTGCTGAATCATGTACTGGAGGGATGCTTTCGAATACATTGGTATCCATTCCAGGTGCTTCAAATGTATTCAAAGGTTCAGTGGTAACGTATTCTAATGATTCAAAAGTAAAATTATTGGAGGTTAAAAAAGAAACAATAGAGAAATTTGGAGCTGTTAGCGAAGAAACCGTCAAAGAAATGGCATATGGTTTGAAGAAAATCATGGAAAGTGATATTTGTGTATCTGTTAGTGGCATAGCAGGGCCAAGCTCAGGGAGTGAAGAAAAATCGGTTGGAACGGTTTGGTTTGGTTTTCTCACTAATGAAGATTTTGTTGCCGTAAAAGAAGTTTTTTCAGGGGATAGAGATGAAATTCGAAAAAGAGCCACTTACTTTGCTTTTTGGAATATTTTAAATTTGGTTCGAAATCAAAATCCTTAG